A portion of the Limibacter armeniacum genome contains these proteins:
- a CDS encoding polysaccharide deacetylase family protein produces the protein MKMITMAGVLSILFAVNLFGQSSVAITIDDVPNTVKFERDGFHSKLMDKLDSMDIPVAIFINEGLLFKTDSMVENFALLNEWAKRENVTLGNHTFNHSSYSEVGFDTFKLDVDKGAYLTQELSTKYQKELKYFRFPYNNLGKDSLQHQEIKDYLIGQEYIITPFTVESSDWMFSYIYEHYLKEGKKEEAKRVAETYIEKTLAYFDFYEAMVAEQYGRKIKHIYLCHDNSLNADYLEILITKLKERDYNFISLDEAMGDKVYQQKDLYTKQWGVSWLYRWMSDNKERTKLMKQEPDMSAIQEEYKKITSNTTP, from the coding sequence ATGAAAATGATTACAATGGCGGGGGTTCTGTCTATCCTTTTTGCTGTAAACCTTTTTGGACAGTCATCAGTAGCTATCACAATCGATGATGTACCAAATACTGTCAAGTTTGAACGGGATGGTTTTCATTCAAAGCTGATGGATAAGCTAGATTCCATGGATATTCCCGTGGCTATTTTTATCAATGAAGGACTCTTGTTTAAGACAGATTCAATGGTTGAGAATTTCGCCTTGCTGAATGAATGGGCAAAACGGGAAAATGTTACTTTGGGTAACCATACTTTCAATCACTCAAGTTATTCTGAAGTAGGCTTTGATACATTCAAGCTAGATGTAGATAAAGGAGCATACCTGACTCAAGAGCTATCCACTAAATATCAGAAAGAGCTAAAATACTTTAGGTTTCCTTACAATAACTTGGGTAAAGACTCCCTGCAACATCAGGAAATAAAGGACTACTTGATAGGTCAGGAATATATAATTACACCTTTTACAGTAGAGAGTTCTGATTGGATGTTCAGCTACATTTATGAGCATTACTTGAAGGAGGGAAAGAAAGAAGAAGCCAAAAGGGTAGCAGAGACCTATATTGAAAAAACACTGGCGTATTTTGATTTCTATGAAGCCATGGTAGCCGAGCAATATGGTAGGAAAATCAAGCATATTTACCTTTGTCATGACAATAGCTTGAATGCGGATTATCTTGAAATCCTGATTACAAAACTGAAAGAAAGGGACTACAATTTTATCAGCCTTGATGAGGCGATGGGAGACAAGGTTTACCAGCAAAAGGACTTGTACACAAAACAATGGGGAGTCTCTTGGCTTTACCGTTGGATGTCAGACAATAAAGAGAGAACTAAGCTGATGAAACAAGAACCTGATATGAGTGCAATACAAGAGGAATACAAAAAGATAACATCAAATACAACTCCATAA
- a CDS encoding GNAT family N-acetyltransferase: MKILETKRLYLREMTPDDAEDIYRLNLDWDHIKYTGDKPFESIQEAKRFLENYSHYRTYGFGRWAVIEKDSDKFLGWCGLKYTPELEEYDIGFRFFKEYWNKGIGSEAAKACLDYGFSKFGLTRIVGRAMKDNLGSIRVLEKIGLEYLGEYDFDGEAGVIYEIKKLNKGKV, from the coding sequence ATGAAAATACTGGAAACCAAAAGATTATATCTCAGAGAAATGACACCGGATGATGCAGAAGATATTTATCGACTAAATCTGGATTGGGATCATATTAAATACACGGGTGATAAACCATTTGAGAGTATTCAAGAAGCAAAACGGTTTTTAGAAAATTATAGTCACTATAGGACTTATGGATTTGGAAGGTGGGCGGTAATTGAAAAAGACTCAGACAAATTTCTAGGTTGGTGTGGACTTAAATACACTCCTGAATTAGAGGAATATGATATTGGATTTAGATTCTTTAAGGAGTATTGGAATAAAGGAATTGGAAGCGAAGCAGCTAAAGCATGTCTTGACTATGGGTTTTCGAAGTTTGGTTTGACACGTATTGTTGGACGTGCAATGAAAGATAATTTAGGATCAATTAGGGTACTTGAAAAAATTGGACTAGAGTATTTGGGTGAATATGATTTTGATGGGGAAGCAGGTGTTATTTATGAAATAAAAAAATTGAACAAAGGAAAGGTTTAG